From a single Streptomyces liliifuscus genomic region:
- a CDS encoding pyridoxamine 5'-phosphate oxidase family protein produces MTRTTSNWAAVTAAEPDLAKTVEDRFAAFTHHIVATLRKDGSPRTSGLEVRFLNGELWLGMMPDSLKALDLRRDPRFALQANPGPGTEMAGGDVRIAGRAVEVEDPAERSRYAEEVEPPEPFHLFRTELTEVVRTYIEDDTYLVVEIWKPGEPVRTLKRT; encoded by the coding sequence ATGACTCGCACGACATCGAACTGGGCAGCCGTCACCGCCGCGGAACCGGACCTCGCCAAGACCGTCGAGGACCGGTTCGCGGCCTTCACGCACCACATCGTGGCGACCCTCCGCAAGGACGGGTCGCCACGCACCTCGGGACTCGAAGTGCGTTTCCTGAACGGGGAGTTGTGGCTCGGCATGATGCCGGACTCGCTCAAGGCGCTGGACCTGCGCCGCGACCCGCGCTTCGCCCTGCAGGCGAATCCGGGTCCGGGCACGGAGATGGCGGGCGGCGACGTACGGATCGCGGGCCGGGCCGTCGAGGTCGAGGACCCGGCGGAGCGCTCCCGGTACGCCGAAGAGGTGGAACCGCCGGAGCCGTTCCACCTCTTCCGCACCGAGCTGACGGAGGTCGTACGGACCTACATCGAGGACGACACGTATCTGGTCGTCGAGATCTGGAAGCCCGGAGAGCCGGTGCGGACCCTCAAACGGACGTGA
- the guaA gene encoding glutamine-hydrolyzing GMP synthase yields the protein MPEASPVAPDTVLVVDFGAQYAQLIARRVREARVYSEIVPSTMPVAEMLAKNPAAIILSGGPSSVYAEGAPRLDRELFEAGVPVFGMCYGFQLMATTLGGTVDNTGAREYGRTPLHVSKSGSTLFEGTPDEQSVWMSHGDACSAAPEGFSVTASTDVVPVAAFENDEKRLYGVQYHPEVMHSTHGQQVLEHFLYRGAGLTPSWTTGNVIEEQVAVIREQVGDRRAICGLSGGVDSAVAAALVQKAIGSQLTCVYVDHGLMRKGETEQVEKDFVAATGVQLKVVDAEERFLTALKGVSDPEEKRKIIGREFIRVFEQAQAEIIADAGPEVSFLVQGTLYPDVVESGGGSGTANIKSHHNVGGLPEDLEFELVEPLRKLFKDEVRMVGQELGLPDEIVQRQPFPGPGLGIRIVGEVTKERLDLLREADAIAREELTAAGLDRDIWQCPVVLLADVRSVGVQGDGRTYGHPIVLRPVSSEDAMTADWSRLPYDVLAKISTRITNEVADVNRVVLDVTSKPPGTIEWE from the coding sequence GTGCCAGAAGCGTCCCCCGTCGCCCCCGACACCGTCCTGGTCGTCGACTTCGGTGCGCAGTACGCCCAGCTCATCGCCCGCCGAGTCCGCGAGGCCCGGGTCTACAGCGAGATCGTGCCGAGCACCATGCCGGTCGCGGAGATGCTCGCCAAGAACCCGGCGGCGATCATCCTCTCCGGCGGCCCCTCGTCGGTGTACGCGGAAGGCGCCCCCCGCCTTGACCGCGAGCTCTTCGAGGCCGGCGTCCCGGTCTTCGGCATGTGCTACGGCTTCCAGCTGATGGCGACCACCCTCGGCGGCACGGTCGACAACACGGGCGCCCGCGAGTACGGCCGTACGCCGCTGCACGTCTCCAAGTCGGGCTCGACCCTCTTCGAGGGCACCCCGGACGAGCAGTCGGTGTGGATGTCCCACGGCGACGCGTGCAGCGCGGCCCCCGAGGGCTTCTCGGTCACGGCCTCCACGGACGTCGTCCCGGTCGCGGCCTTCGAGAACGACGAGAAGCGGCTGTACGGGGTCCAGTACCACCCCGAGGTCATGCACTCCACGCACGGCCAGCAGGTGCTCGAACACTTCCTGTACCGGGGCGCGGGCCTGACCCCGTCCTGGACCACCGGCAATGTGATCGAGGAGCAGGTCGCGGTGATCCGCGAGCAGGTCGGCGACAGGCGCGCCATCTGCGGCCTGTCCGGCGGAGTGGACTCCGCGGTCGCCGCGGCCCTCGTCCAGAAGGCCATCGGATCGCAGCTGACCTGCGTGTACGTCGACCACGGTCTGATGCGCAAGGGCGAGACCGAGCAGGTCGAGAAGGACTTCGTCGCGGCCACCGGCGTCCAGCTGAAGGTCGTGGACGCGGAGGAGCGGTTCCTCACCGCCCTCAAGGGGGTCAGTGACCCCGAGGAGAAGCGGAAGATCATCGGCCGCGAGTTCATCCGGGTCTTCGAGCAGGCGCAGGCGGAGATCATCGCGGACGCGGGTCCCGAGGTGTCCTTCCTGGTCCAGGGCACGCTCTACCCCGACGTGGTCGAGTCCGGCGGCGGCAGCGGCACCGCGAACATCAAGTCCCACCACAACGTCGGCGGGCTCCCCGAGGACCTGGAGTTCGAGCTCGTCGAGCCGCTGCGCAAGCTGTTCAAGGACGAGGTCCGGATGGTCGGCCAGGAGCTCGGCCTGCCGGACGAGATCGTCCAGCGCCAGCCGTTCCCCGGCCCCGGCCTCGGTATCCGTATCGTCGGCGAGGTCACCAAGGAGCGGCTCGACCTGCTCCGCGAGGCCGACGCCATCGCCCGCGAGGAGCTGACGGCGGCCGGCCTCGACCGCGACATCTGGCAGTGCCCGGTCGTGCTGCTCGCGGACGTCCGCAGCGTGGGCGTCCAGGGCGACGGCCGGACGTACGGCCACCCGATCGTGCTGCGGCCCGTCTCGTCCGAGGACGCGATGACCGCCGACTGGTCGCGCCTTCCGTACGACGTGCTCGCGAAGATCTCGACGCGCATCACGAACGAGGTCGCGGACGTCAACCGGGTCGTCCTCGACGTCACGTCGAAGCCGCCGGGCACCATCGAGTGGGAGTGA
- a CDS encoding chorismate mutase, translating into MSTAADTTTHTSTDRTGARTEEAADVIAGARERIDTLDDRIIGLVQERMAISAVIQEARIASGGRRVNLSREMDVLGHYRDALGKPGTSLAMTLLELCRGRI; encoded by the coding sequence ATGAGCACAGCCGCCGACACGACCACCCACACCTCCACGGACCGGACCGGCGCCCGAACAGAAGAGGCCGCCGACGTCATCGCCGGCGCCCGCGAACGCATCGACACCCTCGACGACCGGATCATCGGCCTCGTCCAGGAGCGCATGGCGATCTCGGCGGTCATCCAGGAGGCCCGGATCGCCTCCGGAGGGCGCCGGGTCAACCTGTCCCGCGAGATGGACGTACTCGGCCACTACAGGGACGCGCTCGGCAAGCCGGGCACCTCGCTCGCGATGACCCTCCTGGAGCTGTGCCGGGGCCGCATCTGA
- a CDS encoding LAETG motif-containing sortase-dependent surface protein — translation MKLRRVMAAAATTAVIAPLALLSAPAAFATDPTPTGSESASTTPSATPSTTETTTPSATPTTTPPSTEIPSGTPTPSTSTSPTGSPSTSPEPSEEPTDPDVPYCEDLDENYGDAKVSADIKGLPGKIVAGDGFHNFKLVVTNDSKADIKGVAFYAEIENYELDEAKFLSPYVTLEFKNTESGKWERIGDENWAGDYFFYVESLKAKASEKVDLRFSVDKGAPAGDSYSFGSGAYLDNIKGQDCIAEGWAQYDFEVLKAGSANPSPGTAQPGDNGSKDPVKKPQGNVSELPTGNLAETGSNSALPTIGLVGGAAVVAGVGAVFVVRRRKAGADA, via the coding sequence ATGAAGCTTCGCCGTGTCATGGCCGCCGCGGCCACGACGGCCGTCATAGCTCCGCTCGCGCTGCTGTCGGCTCCTGCCGCCTTCGCGACCGACCCGACGCCCACCGGCTCCGAGTCCGCGTCCACGACGCCGAGCGCGACGCCGTCCACCACCGAGACGACGACGCCCAGCGCGACGCCCACGACGACGCCGCCGAGCACCGAGATCCCCTCGGGCACGCCGACCCCGAGCACCAGCACGTCGCCCACCGGGTCGCCGTCCACCTCGCCCGAGCCGAGCGAGGAGCCGACCGACCCGGACGTCCCGTACTGCGAGGACCTCGACGAGAACTACGGCGACGCCAAGGTCTCCGCGGACATCAAGGGTCTGCCCGGCAAGATCGTCGCGGGCGACGGCTTCCACAACTTCAAGCTGGTCGTCACCAACGACTCGAAGGCCGACATCAAGGGTGTCGCCTTCTACGCCGAGATCGAGAACTACGAGCTCGACGAGGCGAAGTTCCTGAGCCCGTACGTCACGCTGGAGTTCAAGAACACCGAGTCCGGCAAGTGGGAGCGGATCGGCGACGAGAACTGGGCCGGTGACTACTTCTTCTACGTCGAGTCCCTGAAGGCGAAGGCGAGCGAGAAGGTCGACCTGCGCTTCAGCGTCGACAAGGGCGCCCCGGCCGGTGACTCGTACTCCTTCGGCTCCGGCGCCTACCTGGACAACATCAAGGGCCAGGACTGCATCGCCGAGGGCTGGGCGCAGTACGACTTCGAGGTGCTGAAGGCCGGCTCCGCCAACCCGAGCCCGGGCACCGCCCAGCCGGGTGACAACGGCAGCAAGGACCCGGTGAAGAAGCCGCAGGGCAACGTCTCCGAGCTGCCGACCGGCAACCTCGCCGAGACGGGCTCCAACTCCGCCCTGCCGACCATCGGTCTCGTCGGCGGCGCGGCCGTCGTCGCCGGTGTCGGCGCGGTGTTCGTCGTCCGCCGCCGCAAGGCCGGCGCCGACGCGTAA
- a CDS encoding GMC oxidoreductase, which yields MPQDAYDYDVIVVGSGFGGSVTALRLTEKGYHVGVLEAGRRFTPESLPKNSWDLKNYLWAPRLGMYGIQRIHLLGNVMVLAGAGVGGGSLNYANTLYVPPKPFFEDPQWKDITDWQEELKPYYDQAQRMLGVRLNPTMTPSDVHLKAAAQRMGVGDTFHMAPVGVFFGDGEDADGTAKAGPGQQVDDPYFGGAGPARRACAECGECMTGCRHGAKNTLNENYLYLAEKAGAVVHPMTTVVSVTDDSQGGYAVATLPTDEKRKGEGRTFKARRVVLAAGTYGTQTLLHRMKSSGQLPYLSGRLGELTRTNSEALVGAQTDNRRYRKATGEAKVDFTRGVAITSSIHPDENTHIEPVRYGRGSNSMGSLSILQVPYAEGSSRVLGWLVNAVRHPTLVARSLSNRRWSERTIIGLVMQSLDNSLTTYLKPKGAGKGLLTARQGHGAPNPKQIKAASESASAIASEINGFAGSNVGELMGTPLTAHFLGGCPIGASAEEGVIDPYHRLYGHPGISVVDGAAVSANLGVNPSLTITAQAERAMSYWPNKGEEDPRPAQGAAYERLKPVEPLAPAVPADAFGALRLPFLGIPTVPPKK from the coding sequence GTGCCTCAGGACGCTTACGACTACGACGTCATCGTCGTCGGCTCCGGCTTCGGCGGATCCGTCACGGCCCTTCGCCTGACAGAAAAGGGCTACCACGTAGGCGTCCTGGAGGCGGGCCGCCGCTTCACCCCCGAGTCCCTCCCCAAGAACTCCTGGGACCTCAAGAACTACCTCTGGGCGCCGAGACTCGGCATGTACGGCATCCAGCGCATCCACCTCCTCGGCAACGTCATGGTCCTGGCGGGCGCAGGCGTCGGCGGCGGCTCGCTCAACTACGCCAACACCCTCTACGTACCGCCGAAGCCGTTCTTCGAGGACCCGCAGTGGAAGGACATCACCGACTGGCAGGAGGAGTTGAAGCCGTACTACGACCAGGCGCAGCGCATGCTCGGCGTACGGCTCAACCCGACCATGACCCCCTCGGACGTCCATCTCAAGGCGGCCGCCCAGCGGATGGGCGTGGGCGACACCTTCCACATGGCACCGGTCGGTGTCTTCTTCGGTGACGGCGAGGACGCCGACGGAACCGCGAAGGCGGGGCCCGGACAGCAGGTCGACGACCCGTACTTCGGCGGGGCGGGGCCCGCCCGCAGGGCATGCGCCGAGTGCGGCGAGTGCATGACGGGCTGCCGGCACGGCGCGAAGAACACCCTCAACGAGAACTACCTCTACCTCGCCGAGAAGGCGGGCGCGGTCGTCCACCCCATGACGACCGTCGTGTCCGTCACGGACGACTCGCAGGGCGGCTACGCCGTCGCGACGCTCCCGACGGACGAGAAACGCAAGGGCGAGGGCAGGACCTTCAAGGCCCGCCGGGTCGTCCTCGCCGCCGGTACGTACGGCACCCAGACCCTGCTGCACCGCATGAAGTCGAGCGGACAACTCCCTTACCTGTCCGGCAGGCTGGGCGAGCTGACCCGTACCAACTCCGAGGCCCTGGTCGGCGCGCAGACCGACAACCGCCGCTACCGCAAGGCCACCGGCGAGGCGAAGGTCGACTTCACGCGCGGAGTCGCGATCACCTCGTCGATCCACCCGGACGAGAACACGCACATCGAGCCCGTCCGCTACGGCAGGGGCTCCAACTCGATGGGCAGTCTGTCGATCCTCCAAGTCCCCTACGCGGAGGGCTCGTCGAGGGTGCTGGGCTGGCTGGTCAACGCGGTGAGGCACCCCACCCTCGTGGCCCGCTCGCTCTCCAACCGCCGCTGGTCGGAGCGGACCATCATCGGCCTGGTGATGCAGTCCCTCGACAACTCCCTGACGACGTACCTGAAGCCGAAGGGCGCGGGCAAGGGCCTGCTCACGGCCAGGCAGGGCCACGGCGCCCCCAACCCCAAGCAGATCAAGGCCGCTTCGGAGTCGGCCTCCGCGATCGCCTCGGAGATCAACGGCTTCGCCGGTTCGAACGTCGGCGAGCTGATGGGCACCCCGCTGACCGCCCACTTCCTGGGCGGCTGCCCGATCGGCGCGTCGGCCGAGGAGGGTGTCATCGACCCCTACCACCGGCTGTACGGCCACCCCGGCATCTCGGTCGTCGACGGCGCCGCGGTCTCGGCGAACCTGGGCGTCAACCCCTCGCTCACGATCACCGCGCAGGCGGAGCGCGCGATGTCGTACTGGCCCAACAAGGGCGAGGAGGACCCGCGTCCGGCGCAGGGTGCCGCGTACGAGCGCCTGAAGCCGGTCGAGCCCCTGGCGCCCGCCGTCCCCGCGGACGCCTTCGGCGCGCTGCGCCTGCCGTTCCTGGGAATCCCGACGGTCCCACCGAAGAAGTAA